A window of the Acidimicrobiales bacterium genome harbors these coding sequences:
- a CDS encoding WhiB family transcriptional regulator → MSVHELEATWQKGAACRGPNQAIFFPPPRLERRSEKRMREARAKEICMSCSVQTSCLDYALSIREQHGIWGGLTENERRESLSRAN, encoded by the coding sequence ATGAGTGTGCACGAACTCGAAGCGACATGGCAGAAGGGTGCCGCCTGCCGGGGTCCGAACCAGGCCATCTTCTTCCCGCCGCCACGCCTCGAGCGTCGCTCCGAGAAGCGGATGCGTGAGGCTCGGGCCAAGGAGATCTGCATGAGTTGTTCGGTGCAGACGTCGTGCCTCGACTACGCGCTCTCCATTCGTGAGCAGCACGGCATCTGGGGCGGCCTCACCGAGAACGAGCGACGCGAGAGCCTGTCTCGGGCGAACTGA
- a CDS encoding NfeD family protein gives MLLAACSMLLGLAPSAGAQAADSASQVRIVEVSGLIDPVITDFLLSELDDAEAEGVLGVVLQMDSKGAVLDDRAFERLARRLDESSVPIAIWVGPSGSVAYGGAAELLGVADLVGVAGGSRIGDTGRLRLDDSFGEPFGEATARLADQTINAQEAIDLGISVGPLETSSVLREFVSQLPGYEAPVEGTESAIGLSQPQFRQLPLTLQLFHTVASPEVAYLCFVGGLALLIFELYTAGVGIAGAIGAFMLVMGCYGLAVLPVRTSAVVMLVLALLAFAVDIQTNIPRLYSGVGMVLFAIGTLTLYDGVSMSVITIGVGLIGAALYAYTGMPSMVRTRFSSPTIGRSWIIGEFGEATSDIDPEGTVVVRDAPWRAITNRATPLKTGDRVRVVGLHRMLLEVEPEAGGAKDYRDRG, from the coding sequence ATGCTGCTGGCTGCCTGCAGCATGTTGCTCGGCCTTGCGCCGTCCGCAGGCGCCCAGGCCGCCGATAGTGCGTCGCAGGTGCGCATCGTCGAGGTGTCCGGTCTGATCGATCCGGTCATCACCGACTTCTTGCTGTCCGAACTCGACGACGCCGAAGCCGAGGGTGTCCTCGGGGTGGTGCTGCAGATGGACTCGAAGGGGGCGGTGCTCGACGATCGTGCCTTCGAGCGCCTCGCTCGGCGGCTCGATGAGTCGAGTGTGCCGATCGCCATCTGGGTCGGCCCCTCGGGTTCGGTCGCCTACGGCGGTGCAGCTGAACTCCTGGGCGTCGCCGACCTGGTGGGTGTCGCCGGCGGGTCCCGCATCGGTGACACCGGGCGGTTGCGGCTCGACGACTCCTTTGGTGAGCCATTCGGCGAGGCGACCGCGCGCTTGGCCGACCAGACCATCAATGCCCAGGAAGCGATCGATCTCGGGATCTCGGTCGGTCCGCTCGAAACCTCGTCGGTGCTGCGCGAGTTCGTCAGCCAACTTCCGGGCTACGAGGCACCCGTGGAAGGCACGGAGTCGGCGATCGGCCTCAGCCAACCCCAGTTCCGGCAACTACCGCTCACCCTGCAGCTGTTCCACACCGTGGCCAGTCCCGAGGTTGCCTACCTGTGCTTCGTCGGTGGGTTGGCGCTGCTGATCTTCGAGCTCTACACCGCCGGTGTCGGGATCGCCGGTGCCATCGGTGCGTTCATGCTGGTCATGGGGTGCTACGGCCTCGCCGTGCTCCCGGTGCGCACCTCCGCCGTCGTGATGTTGGTGCTGGCCTTGTTGGCGTTCGCCGTCGACATCCAGACCAACATTCCCCGCCTGTACTCGGGGGTGGGCATGGTCCTGTTCGCCATCGGCACCCTCACGCTCTATGACGGGGTGTCGATGTCGGTCATCACCATCGGCGTCGGGCTCATCGGGGCCGCGCTGTACGCCTACACCGGCATGCCGTCGATGGTGCGGACCCGGTTCTCGAGCCCCACCATCGGGCGGTCGTGGATCATCGGTGAGTTCGGCGAGGCGACCAGCGACATCGATCCCGAGGGCACGGTCGTCGTGCGCGACGCTCCCTGGCGAGCCATCACCAACCGGGCGACGCCGCTGAAGACCGGCGATCGGGTGCGTGTGGTCGGACTCCATCGAATGCTCCTCGAGGTCGAACCCGAGGCGGGTGGAGCGAAGGACTACCGCGACCGGGGCTGA